The Salana multivorans genome window below encodes:
- a CDS encoding diaminopimelate epimerase, whose protein sequence is MNARETSRWAGWPALTKGHGTGNDFLLLTDADAALALDASAVAAVADRRFGIGADGVVRAVRTAALRAVDPDVDRVLAADASGGTVDGDAEWFMDYRNADGSIAQMCGNGLRVFVRYLLAEGLATLAPGETLRVGTRAGVLGVRLADGDRLTVAMGRFGLPGGAEAVVRGSDAVVEVAGLDGARPGLSVTMPNPHVVIAVATPEELAGADLTRAPRVVPVPDEGTNVEIVQVLGETPAGTAAAEGAVDGSLGDGSPGGEVVGVLRMRVHERGVGETLSCGTGACAAAVAARVWAGLGAPDRWIVHVPGGTLGVAVAADDEVELTGPAELVGTVTLG, encoded by the coding sequence GTGAACGCACGCGAGACGTCCCGGTGGGCGGGCTGGCCGGCCCTGACGAAGGGTCACGGCACGGGCAACGACTTCCTGCTGCTCACCGACGCCGACGCCGCGCTCGCGCTGGACGCCTCCGCCGTGGCCGCCGTGGCCGATCGCCGGTTCGGGATCGGGGCCGACGGGGTCGTCCGGGCCGTGCGGACCGCGGCGCTGCGGGCCGTCGATCCCGACGTGGACCGGGTGCTCGCGGCCGACGCCTCCGGCGGTACGGTCGATGGCGACGCCGAGTGGTTCATGGACTACCGCAACGCCGACGGCTCGATCGCCCAGATGTGCGGGAACGGGCTGCGCGTGTTCGTCCGGTACCTGCTCGCGGAGGGGCTCGCGACGCTCGCGCCGGGGGAGACGCTGCGGGTGGGGACCCGCGCCGGCGTCCTCGGGGTGCGGCTGGCCGACGGTGACCGGCTCACCGTCGCGATGGGCCGGTTCGGCCTGCCCGGCGGCGCCGAGGCGGTCGTCCGGGGCAGCGACGCCGTCGTCGAGGTCGCGGGCCTCGACGGGGCGCGGCCGGGCCTGTCCGTCACGATGCCGAACCCGCACGTCGTCATCGCGGTCGCGACGCCGGAGGAGCTCGCGGGCGCGGACCTGACGCGCGCCCCGCGGGTCGTGCCGGTTCCGGACGAGGGGACGAACGTCGAGATCGTCCAGGTGCTCGGCGAGACGCCCGCGGGGACCGCCGCGGCCGAGGGTGCCGTCGACGGGAGCCTCGGTGACGGGAGTCCAGGCGGCGAGGTGGTCGGCGTCCTGCGGATGCGGGTGCACGAGCGGGGCGTCGGCGAGACGCTGTCCTGCGGGACGGGCGCCTGCGCCGCCGCCGTCGCGGCGCGCGTCTGGGCGGGCCTGGGGGCACCGGACCGCTGGATCGTCCACGTCCCGGGCGGGACGCTCGGCGTCGCCGTCGCCGCGGACGACGAGGTCGAGCTGACCGGCCCGGCCGAGCTCGTCGGAACCGTCACGCTCGGCTGA
- the miaA gene encoding tRNA (adenosine(37)-N6)-dimethylallyltransferase MiaA, with amino-acid sequence MPTTPPVLAVVGPTASGKSRLAIELARRLGGELVNADAMQVYRGMDIGTAKTPPEERGGVPHHLLDVLDVREDASVAWYQTAAAETLAAIGRRGNVPVLAGGSGLYLRSVLDVLDFPATDPDVRARWEAIGAEEGPGLLHERLVRLDPAAAERIGSRNTRRLVRALEVIELTGRPYTATLPQYAYARPALQVALGVPREVLVERIAARAARMFAEGLVEETARLRAAGLEAGVTASRAVGYAQALAVLDGELDVAAAIEATAIATRQVARRQTGWFGRDPRIVWLDGQAGLETQVEEALAAWAALTAPAPSARPRTLDA; translated from the coding sequence GTGCCCACCACCCCGCCCGTCCTCGCCGTCGTCGGGCCGACGGCGAGCGGCAAGAGCCGGCTCGCGATCGAGCTCGCGCGGCGGCTCGGCGGCGAGCTCGTCAACGCCGACGCCATGCAGGTCTACCGGGGGATGGACATCGGGACCGCCAAGACCCCGCCCGAGGAGCGCGGCGGCGTCCCGCACCACCTGCTCGACGTGCTCGACGTGCGCGAGGACGCCTCGGTCGCCTGGTACCAGACCGCGGCCGCCGAGACCCTGGCGGCGATCGGGCGTCGCGGGAACGTCCCGGTGCTCGCCGGCGGGTCGGGCCTCTACCTCCGCTCGGTCCTCGACGTGCTCGACTTCCCGGCCACCGACCCCGACGTGCGGGCGCGCTGGGAGGCGATCGGCGCCGAGGAGGGCCCCGGCCTGCTGCACGAGCGACTCGTTCGGCTCGACCCGGCGGCCGCCGAGCGGATCGGCTCGCGCAACACGCGGCGGCTCGTCCGCGCGCTCGAGGTGATCGAGCTGACCGGCCGCCCGTACACCGCGACGCTGCCGCAGTACGCCTACGCCCGCCCCGCGCTCCAGGTCGCCCTCGGTGTTCCGCGGGAGGTGCTGGTCGAGCGGATCGCCGCCCGCGCCGCGCGGATGTTCGCCGAGGGGCTCGTCGAGGAGACGGCGCGGCTGCGCGCGGCGGGGCTCGAGGCCGGTGTGACGGCGAGCCGGGCCGTCGGGTACGCGCAGGCGCTCGCGGTCCTGGACGGCGAGCTCGACGTCGCCGCGGCGATCGAGGCGACGGCGATCGCGACGCGCCAGGTCGCGCGGCGGCAGACCGGCTGGTTCGGCCGCGACCCCCGGATCGTGTGGCTCGACGGCCAGGCCGGGCTGGAGACCCAGGTCGAGGAGGCGCTCGCGGCCTGGGCTGCGCTGACCGCACCGGCGCCATCGGCCCGGCCGCGTACCCTCGACGCGTGA
- a CDS encoding endonuclease/exonuclease/phosphatase family protein yields MTWNVWGLRAGTAAVAAELRRARPDVACLQECPRGPLAGWRTRRLARAAGLRLVRRAAGVALLVAPGVVTGDAESHREPRRRSRWWWAYPRAWVSARVATSAPGEPGPLTTRVVVVHLDVDAAARERNVARILGRHDGEQRWLVAGDLNARPGDPARAALAGVLDEVGIAPTYPAGPGRTPRARIDGVLVRGLTVRDVEVVADVGDLRGRRGRQLSDHLPVVVTLGSQGDDPAGEPR; encoded by the coding sequence GTGACGTGGAACGTCTGGGGGCTGCGGGCCGGGACGGCGGCCGTCGCGGCGGAGCTGCGCCGCGCCCGTCCCGACGTCGCCTGCCTGCAGGAGTGCCCCCGCGGGCCGCTCGCCGGGTGGCGCACCCGACGGCTCGCCCGGGCCGCCGGCCTTCGACTCGTGCGTCGCGCGGCCGGCGTCGCGCTGCTGGTCGCGCCAGGCGTGGTGACGGGCGACGCCGAGAGCCACCGCGAGCCGCGTCGTCGCTCCCGCTGGTGGTGGGCGTACCCGCGCGCGTGGGTGTCCGCCCGCGTCGCGACGAGCGCGCCGGGGGAGCCCGGACCCCTGACCACCCGCGTCGTCGTCGTCCATCTCGACGTCGACGCGGCCGCGCGCGAGCGCAACGTCGCCCGGATCCTCGGCCGGCACGACGGCGAGCAGCGGTGGCTCGTGGCCGGCGACCTCAACGCCCGGCCCGGCGACCCGGCCCGGGCGGCGCTGGCCGGCGTCCTCGACGAAGTCGGGATCGCGCCGACCTACCCGGCCGGTCCCGGCCGGACGCCGCGCGCCCGGATCGACGGCGTCCTGGTCCGCGGGCTGACGGTGCGCGACGTCGAGGTGGTCGCCGACGTCGGCGACCTGCGCGGCCGCCGGGGGCGGCAGCTCTCGGACCACCTGCCCGTCGTCGTGACGCTCGGGTCGCAGGGCGACGACCCGGCCGGGGAGCCTCGGTAG
- a CDS encoding YbjN domain-containing protein, producing MERPWQRWWRGARGARPGDPPRDAPRERAEPDDAPAPDERPADRPHPSPQARPAPQPLSAEDADATGDAGQLTDATRPRAVTHERLVAAMRRHGYHYLVDERGDLCGLWGYRFFSFHLVRGAILQVRARWTRQGDIERLWELLGICEGWNRRNPYPKCYVRVLDDGRVHVLTETAVPVAAGLTDAQLDHHLQVGLAAGTAVFDDLDRRYPDPVASGPAA from the coding sequence GTGGAGCGACCCTGGCAGCGATGGTGGCGAGGCGCTCGCGGCGCACGCCCCGGCGACCCGCCGCGCGACGCCCCACGCGAGCGCGCCGAGCCCGACGACGCGCCGGCGCCCGACGAGCGTCCGGCGGACCGCCCGCACCCGTCGCCCCAGGCGCGTCCGGCGCCGCAGCCACTCTCGGCGGAGGACGCCGACGCGACCGGTGACGCCGGCCAGCTCACCGATGCGACCCGCCCCCGCGCCGTGACGCACGAGCGTCTGGTCGCGGCCATGCGACGTCACGGCTACCACTACCTCGTCGACGAGCGCGGCGACCTGTGCGGGCTGTGGGGGTACCGGTTCTTCTCCTTCCACCTCGTTCGCGGCGCGATCCTCCAAGTGCGCGCCCGCTGGACGCGACAGGGCGACATCGAGCGGCTGTGGGAGCTGCTCGGGATCTGCGAGGGGTGGAACCGGCGCAACCCCTACCCCAAGTGCTACGTCCGCGTGCTCGACGACGGCCGCGTCCACGTCCTCACCGAGACCGCCGTGCCCGTCGCGGCCGGGCTCACCGACGCCCAGCTCGACCATCACCTCCAGGTGGGGCTGGCGGCCGGTACGGCGGTGTTCGACGACCTCGACCGGCGCTATCCCGACCCGGTCGCGTCGGGACCGGCGGCATGA
- a CDS encoding YbjN domain-containing protein, which yields MSTPDQPGGRPRGGSGTSGNGGGSRRAGRGSRGPAGRGSAVEDVTPERIRVAVSTRGELVRETEDGATGRNGGWAYEASLVGTDVVVRLAWPRLLPHESRRGLLQLLNDWNRDRILPTLRLSEHTEGLGVVATFTVSAVPGMTREQLAEVVEVGVVAGAGALTALSSSVPPATRPEDDAAD from the coding sequence ATGAGCACGCCGGACCAGCCCGGCGGCCGGCCGCGCGGCGGCAGCGGGACCAGCGGGAACGGCGGCGGGTCGCGCCGCGCCGGTCGCGGGTCCCGCGGGCCTGCCGGCCGGGGATCGGCGGTCGAGGACGTGACCCCGGAGCGCATCCGGGTGGCCGTCTCGACGCGCGGCGAGCTCGTGCGCGAGACCGAGGACGGTGCGACGGGTCGCAACGGCGGCTGGGCCTACGAGGCCTCGCTCGTCGGCACCGACGTCGTCGTGCGGCTCGCCTGGCCGCGGCTGCTGCCGCACGAGTCCCGGCGCGGGCTCCTGCAGCTGCTCAACGACTGGAACCGCGACCGCATCCTGCCGACCCTGCGGCTCTCGGAGCACACCGAGGGGCTGGGCGTCGTCGCGACGTTCACGGTCTCGGCCGTGCCCGGGATGACCCGGGAGCAGCTCGCCGAGGTGGTGGAGGTCGGCGTCGTGGCCGGCGCGGGGGCGCTCACCGCCCTCTCCTCGTCCGTCCCGCCCGCCACGCGGCCCGAGGACGACGCCGCCGACTGA
- the miaB gene encoding tRNA (N6-isopentenyl adenosine(37)-C2)-methylthiotransferase MiaB: MNVHDSERMAGLLEAAGMVPAFPDGAGSDVAADAESADVVVINTCAVRENAATRLYGNLGRLAGVKRERPGLQIAVGGCMAQQDREGIIKRAPWVDVVFGTHNIDALPVLLERARHNAEAQVEIHESLQVFPSTLPTRRESVYAAWVSISVGCNNTCTFCIVPHLRGKERDRRPGEILAEVEQVVRDGAIEVTLLGQNVNSYGVSFGERDAFARLLRACGRIDGLERIRFTSPHPAAFTDDVIAAMAETPAVMPSLHMPLQSGSDAVLRSMRRSYRSARFLGILDRVRASIPDAAITTDIIVGFPGETEEDFQHTLDVVEASRFSAAFTFQYSPRPGTPASDLPDQVPPEVVAERYGRLIALQERISAEENAAQVGRELEVLVAETDGRKDAASGRISGRAPDNRLVHVGLGDLPEDERPRPGDMVTVRITGAAPHHLMSDGAVTSVRRTRSGDAWQARREGGDSCGASHGAGDGSGAGSAAPAGPVTLGLPTLRVR; this comes from the coding sequence ATGAACGTGCACGACTCCGAGCGCATGGCCGGCCTCCTCGAGGCCGCCGGCATGGTCCCGGCGTTCCCCGACGGCGCGGGCAGCGACGTCGCCGCCGACGCCGAGAGCGCCGACGTCGTCGTCATCAACACGTGCGCGGTCCGCGAGAACGCGGCCACCCGCCTCTACGGCAACCTCGGTCGGCTCGCCGGCGTCAAGCGCGAGCGGCCCGGCCTGCAGATCGCCGTCGGCGGCTGCATGGCGCAGCAGGACCGCGAGGGCATCATCAAGCGCGCGCCGTGGGTCGACGTCGTGTTCGGCACGCACAACATCGACGCCCTGCCCGTCCTGCTCGAGCGTGCCCGGCACAACGCCGAGGCGCAGGTCGAGATCCACGAGTCGCTCCAGGTCTTCCCCTCGACGCTGCCGACACGCCGGGAGAGCGTCTACGCCGCCTGGGTCTCGATCTCGGTCGGCTGCAACAACACGTGCACCTTCTGCATCGTCCCGCACCTGCGGGGCAAGGAGCGGGACCGGCGGCCGGGGGAGATCCTCGCCGAGGTCGAGCAGGTCGTCCGCGACGGCGCCATCGAGGTGACACTCCTGGGCCAGAACGTCAACTCCTACGGTGTCTCGTTCGGGGAGCGTGACGCGTTCGCCCGCCTGCTGCGGGCGTGCGGCCGGATCGACGGTCTCGAGCGGATCAGGTTCACCAGCCCGCACCCGGCCGCCTTCACCGACGACGTCATCGCCGCGATGGCCGAGACCCCAGCCGTCATGCCGAGCCTCCACATGCCGCTCCAGTCGGGGTCCGACGCCGTCCTGCGCTCGATGCGCCGCAGCTACCGCAGCGCCCGGTTCCTCGGCATCCTCGATCGCGTCCGCGCCTCGATCCCCGACGCCGCGATCACGACCGACATCATCGTCGGCTTCCCCGGTGAGACCGAGGAGGACTTCCAGCACACGCTCGACGTGGTCGAGGCGTCCCGGTTCTCCGCCGCCTTCACCTTCCAGTACTCCCCGCGCCCGGGCACGCCCGCGTCCGACCTGCCCGACCAGGTGCCGCCCGAGGTCGTCGCCGAGCGGTACGGGCGGCTCATCGCGCTCCAGGAGCGGATCAGCGCGGAGGAGAACGCCGCGCAGGTCGGCCGCGAGCTCGAGGTCCTCGTCGCCGAGACCGACGGCCGCAAGGACGCCGCGTCCGGGCGCATCTCGGGTCGCGCGCCGGACAACCGGCTCGTCCACGTCGGGCTCGGCGACCTGCCCGAGGACGAGCGCCCCCGCCCGGGCGACATGGTGACGGTCCGGATCACCGGGGCGGCGCCGCACCACCTCATGTCGGACGGCGCGGTGACGTCCGTCCGGCGCACCCGCTCCGGCGACGCGTGGCAGGCCCGCCGCGAGGGCGGGGACTCCTGCGGCGCGTCGCACGGCGCCGGTGACGGGAGCGGTGCGGGCAGCGCGGCGCCGGCCGGGCCGGTCACGCTCGGGCTGCCGACGCTGCGCGTGCGCTGA
- a CDS encoding amino acid ABC transporter ATP-binding protein: MTTEQPTPVAATTDAAAPGGRAATGTPLVHLAGVNKHFGALHVLNDIDLDVARGEVVVVIGPSGSGKSTLCRAINRLETIDSGVIELDGEPLPAEGKALARLRSDVGMVFQSFNLFAHKTILENVTLGPIKVRRVKPQQAKEEAMALLERVGVANQAEKMPAQLSGGQQQRVAIARALAMKPKVILFDEPTSALDPEMVNEVLDVMISLAREGMTMIVVTHEMGFARKAADRVVFMSDGQIVEQADPETFFTNPQSARARDFLGKILSH; the protein is encoded by the coding sequence ATGACGACCGAGCAGCCGACACCCGTTGCCGCCACCACCGACGCCGCGGCTCCCGGCGGACGCGCCGCGACCGGGACGCCCCTCGTCCACCTCGCCGGGGTGAACAAGCACTTCGGGGCGCTCCACGTGCTCAACGACATCGACCTCGACGTCGCGCGCGGTGAGGTCGTCGTCGTCATCGGCCCCTCGGGCTCGGGCAAGTCGACGCTGTGCCGCGCCATCAACCGGCTCGAGACGATCGACTCGGGCGTCATCGAGCTCGACGGCGAGCCGCTGCCGGCCGAGGGCAAGGCGCTCGCGCGGCTGCGCTCCGACGTCGGGATGGTCTTCCAGTCCTTCAACCTGTTCGCGCACAAGACGATCCTCGAGAACGTGACGCTCGGCCCGATCAAGGTGCGCCGGGTGAAGCCGCAGCAGGCCAAGGAGGAGGCGATGGCGCTCCTGGAGCGCGTCGGCGTCGCCAACCAGGCCGAGAAGATGCCCGCGCAGCTCTCCGGCGGTCAGCAGCAGCGCGTCGCCATCGCGCGGGCGCTCGCGATGAAGCCGAAGGTCATCCTGTTCGACGAGCCGACCTCGGCCCTCGACCCGGAGATGGTCAACGAGGTGCTCGACGTCATGATCTCCCTCGCCCGGGAGGGGATGACGATGATCGTCGTGACCCACGAGATGGGGTTCGCCCGCAAGGCGGCGGACCGCGTGGTGTTCATGTCGGACGGGCAGATCGTCGAGCAGGCCGACCCGGAGACGTTCTTCACCAACCCGCAGTCCGCCCGCGCCCGCGACTTCCTCGGCAAGATCCTCTCCCACTGA
- a CDS encoding glutamate ABC transporter substrate-binding protein produces the protein MRKTRVTIAALIAAAALALGACASDGDGGGGQSSDEATESTDTGGGAEETPTDDAAGGGSADVLCSDGGTVKIGIKFDQPGLGFQEGSDYTGFDVDVARYIADQLGCGDIEFISSPSAQRENMLQTGQVDMIVATYSITDARKEVVDFAGPYFVAGQDLLVAADDDSINGPDDLTGKNLCSVTGSTSAERVKSDFNTEVNLVEQPGYADCLTFLGGNVDAVTTDDIILAGLAATPANKGKFRVVGNPFSEENYGVGLPKGSTATCEAINEAITSMIDSGEWEKAVSSNTDGTGYTPNADLNPPTPAACS, from the coding sequence ATGCGCAAGACTCGCGTGACGATCGCCGCACTCATCGCCGCGGCCGCGCTGGCCCTCGGGGCCTGCGCCAGCGACGGGGACGGAGGCGGCGGACAGTCCTCGGACGAGGCAACGGAGAGCACCGACACGGGCGGAGGCGCCGAGGAGACCCCGACCGACGACGCGGCCGGCGGCGGGAGCGCCGACGTCCTGTGCTCGGACGGCGGGACGGTCAAGATCGGCATCAAGTTCGACCAGCCGGGCCTCGGGTTCCAGGAGGGCTCCGACTACACCGGGTTCGACGTCGACGTCGCCCGCTACATCGCCGACCAGCTCGGGTGCGGTGACATCGAGTTCATCTCCTCCCCGTCCGCCCAGCGCGAGAACATGCTGCAGACCGGACAGGTCGACATGATCGTCGCGACGTACTCGATCACGGACGCCCGCAAGGAGGTCGTGGACTTCGCCGGACCGTACTTCGTCGCGGGGCAGGACCTGCTAGTCGCCGCCGACGACGACTCGATCAACGGCCCCGACGACCTCACCGGCAAGAACCTCTGCTCGGTGACCGGCTCGACGTCGGCCGAGCGGGTCAAGTCGGACTTCAACACCGAGGTCAACCTCGTCGAGCAGCCCGGCTACGCCGACTGCCTCACCTTCCTCGGCGGCAACGTCGACGCCGTGACGACGGACGACATCATCCTCGCCGGGCTCGCGGCCACGCCCGCGAACAAGGGCAAGTTCCGCGTCGTCGGCAACCCGTTCTCGGAGGAGAACTACGGGGTCGGCCTCCCCAAGGGCTCCACGGCCACGTGCGAGGCGATCAACGAGGCCATCACGTCGATGATCGACTCGGGCGAGTGGGAGAAGGCGGTGTCCTCGAACACCGACGGCACGGGCTACACGCCCAACGCCGACCTCAACCCGCCGACGCCCGCGGCCTGCAGCTGA
- a CDS encoding ABC transporter permease subunit: MNLFEQAWYLITTYNVPGSFWVNIQLTFWAGLGALVIGTVMGLMRVAPVSSLQWLGTSYVTVFRNMPLTVIMLLGIQAIWGQLKITLASDFYLNFFVYAALGLALYHAAFVCEAVRSGINTVPLGQAEAARAIGLSFLPAARIVLLPQAFRGAIAPLGNVLIALIKNSTVAAAASVATETSSVMKTMIDQNGNSVVLIFLLFAIGYVILVVPVGVVTTALSRRLAVAR, translated from the coding sequence GTGAACCTGTTCGAACAGGCGTGGTACCTCATCACCACGTACAACGTGCCGGGGTCGTTCTGGGTCAACATCCAGCTCACGTTCTGGGCCGGCCTCGGCGCGCTGGTCATCGGGACCGTCATGGGCCTGATGCGCGTGGCACCGGTGTCGTCGCTCCAGTGGCTCGGCACCTCCTACGTCACGGTGTTCCGGAACATGCCGCTCACCGTCATCATGCTGCTGGGCATCCAGGCGATCTGGGGGCAGCTCAAGATCACGCTCGCGAGCGACTTCTACCTGAACTTCTTCGTCTACGCCGCCCTGGGGCTCGCGCTCTACCACGCGGCCTTCGTGTGCGAGGCGGTGCGCTCGGGGATCAACACCGTGCCGCTCGGGCAGGCGGAGGCGGCACGGGCGATCGGCCTGTCGTTCCTCCCCGCCGCCCGGATCGTGCTGCTGCCGCAGGCGTTCCGCGGGGCGATCGCCCCGCTCGGCAACGTCCTCATCGCCCTCATCAAGAACTCGACCGTCGCGGCCGCCGCGTCGGTGGCGACGGAGACCTCCAGCGTCATGAAGACGATGATCGACCAGAACGGGAACTCGGTGGTCCTCATCTTCCTGCTGTTCGCCATCGGCTACGTCATCCTGGTCGTCCCCGTCGGCGTCGTCACGACGGCCCTGTCCAGGCGTCTGGCGGTGGCCCGATGA
- a CDS encoding amino acid ABC transporter permease produces MSASVLFDSPGPRGRRTIAILNGVGVLLALVVVGLALWKFGQEGQLEASRWTSLLTSNAWTNYFLPGLRSTLLAALFAVVLALAFGLAFGLGRLAPYRVVRMFAGAVVEFFRAVPVLIMMIALWLGLGYAKVSFIPSTRVPLVAVVVALMLYNGSIIAELVRSGVHGLPRGQREAAASIGMTHNQSLAYVQLPQALLAMLPSLVSQFVIILKDSALGYIITFNEFLQLSRQFGAANGNMLQALVLCAVVFIVINWLLTKLADWVARRLSSHTSGRTAPRTPLPVQRAADEAAGP; encoded by the coding sequence ATGAGCGCGTCCGTCCTGTTCGACTCCCCCGGGCCGCGGGGGCGTCGCACCATCGCGATCCTCAACGGGGTCGGCGTCCTCCTCGCCCTCGTCGTCGTGGGCCTCGCGCTGTGGAAGTTCGGCCAGGAGGGCCAGCTCGAGGCGTCGCGGTGGACGTCGCTGCTCACCTCCAACGCGTGGACCAACTACTTCCTGCCCGGGCTGCGCTCCACGCTCCTCGCCGCGCTCTTCGCCGTCGTGCTCGCGCTCGCCTTCGGGCTGGCGTTCGGGCTCGGACGTCTCGCGCCGTACCGGGTGGTCCGGATGTTCGCGGGGGCGGTCGTGGAGTTCTTCCGCGCCGTGCCGGTCCTCATCATGATGATCGCGCTGTGGCTGGGCCTCGGGTACGCCAAGGTGTCGTTCATCCCGTCCACGCGGGTGCCGCTGGTCGCCGTCGTCGTCGCGCTCATGCTCTACAACGGGTCGATCATCGCGGAGCTGGTCCGCTCGGGCGTGCACGGGCTGCCGCGAGGACAGCGCGAGGCCGCGGCCTCGATCGGGATGACGCACAACCAGTCGCTCGCATACGTGCAGCTCCCGCAGGCGCTGCTGGCGATGCTGCCGTCGCTCGTGTCCCAGTTCGTCATCATCCTCAAGGACTCGGCGCTCGGGTACATCATCACGTTCAACGAGTTCCTGCAGCTCTCGCGGCAGTTCGGCGCGGCGAACGGCAACATGCTCCAGGCGCTCGTGCTGTGCGCCGTGGTGTTCATCGTCATCAACTGGCTGCTGACGAAGCTCGCCGACTGGGTGGCGCGACGCCTGTCGAGCCACACCTCGGGGCGGACGGCGCCCAGGACACCGCTGCCGGTCCAGCGGGCCGCCGACGAGGCCGCCGGCCCCTGA
- a CDS encoding regulatory protein RecX produces MAGEEPASPGDRTGRTTDRGARRARRPRRAPGWVQEPPETGAAAVDAEPDPEQVARTIALRLLTSSPRSRHQLAEAMARKGVPEDVAERVLDRYQEVGLVDDAEYAAMLVRTRHTERGLARRALAQELARRGIDREVAERALEEIDRDDEDAAARDLVRRRAPSSAHLPHEVRVRRLVGMLARKGHAPGAAYRIVTEILGEEE; encoded by the coding sequence ATGGCGGGGGAGGAGCCCGCGAGCCCCGGGGACCGCACGGGTCGGACCACGGACCGGGGAGCTCGCCGCGCGCGCAGGCCGCGGCGAGCCCCCGGCTGGGTCCAGGAGCCCCCCGAGACGGGGGCCGCGGCGGTCGACGCCGAGCCCGATCCCGAGCAGGTCGCCCGTACCATCGCGCTGCGACTGCTCACCTCCTCGCCGCGCTCGCGCCACCAGCTCGCCGAGGCGATGGCCCGCAAGGGCGTCCCCGAGGACGTCGCCGAGCGCGTGCTCGACCGGTACCAGGAGGTCGGGCTGGTCGACGACGCCGAGTACGCGGCGATGCTCGTGCGCACCCGGCACACGGAGCGCGGGCTGGCCCGTCGGGCGCTCGCGCAGGAGCTGGCGCGCCGGGGCATCGACCGCGAGGTCGCCGAACGGGCGCTGGAGGAGATCGACCGGGACGACGAGGACGCCGCCGCGCGCGACCTCGTCCGCCGTCGAGCCCCGTCGTCCGCGCACCTGCCGCACGAGGTCCGGGTGCGTCGGCTCGTCGGGATGCTCGCCCGCAAGGGCCATGCGCCGGGAGCCGCCTACCGGATCGTGACGGAGATCCTCGGCGAGGAGGAGTAG
- the recA gene encoding recombinase RecA has translation MERSFGKGSVMRLGEDTRPPVAVIPTSSIALDVALGIGGLPRGRIIEVYGPESSGKTTVALHAVANAQKLGGIAAFIDAEHALDPEYARKLGVDTDVLYVSQPDTGEQALEIADSLIRSGALDIIVIDSVAALVPKAEIEGEMGDSHVGLQARLMSQALRKLTGALSASGTTAIFINQLREKIGVFFGSPETTTGGKALKFYASVRLDVRRIETLKEGSEPVGNRTRVKVVKNKMAPPFKQAEFDILYGHGISREGGLIDLGVEEGIVRKSGAWYTYEGDQLGQGKENARKFLIDNPELANEIETKIKTKLGIGVKVPDDASELEDTPVDF, from the coding sequence ATCGAGCGGAGCTTCGGCAAGGGCTCCGTCATGCGTCTCGGCGAGGACACCCGCCCGCCCGTCGCGGTCATCCCGACCAGCTCGATCGCGCTCGACGTCGCACTCGGCATCGGCGGTCTCCCGCGCGGCCGGATCATCGAGGTCTACGGCCCGGAGAGCTCCGGCAAGACCACGGTGGCGCTCCACGCCGTCGCCAACGCGCAGAAGCTGGGCGGGATCGCGGCGTTCATCGACGCCGAGCACGCGCTCGACCCGGAGTACGCCCGCAAGCTCGGCGTCGACACGGACGTGCTGTACGTGTCCCAGCCGGACACGGGTGAGCAGGCGCTCGAGATCGCCGACTCCCTCATCCGCTCCGGCGCGCTCGACATCATCGTCATCGACTCCGTCGCGGCGCTCGTGCCGAAGGCCGAGATCGAGGGCGAGATGGGGGACAGCCACGTCGGCCTCCAGGCACGACTCATGTCGCAGGCGCTGCGCAAGCTGACGGGCGCGCTGTCCGCGTCCGGCACCACCGCGATCTTCATCAACCAGCTCCGCGAGAAGATCGGCGTCTTCTTCGGCTCGCCCGAGACCACCACGGGCGGCAAGGCGCTCAAGTTCTACGCCTCGGTGCGTCTGGACGTGCGCCGGATCGAGACCCTCAAGGAGGGCAGCGAGCCCGTCGGGAACCGCACCCGCGTCAAGGTCGTCAAGAACAAGATGGCGCCGCCCTTCAAGCAGGCGGAGTTCGACATCCTCTACGGCCACGGCATCTCCCGCGAGGGCGGCCTCATCGACCTCGGGGTCGAGGAGGGCATCGTCCGCAAGTCCGGCGCCTGGTACACCTACGAGGGCGACCAGCTCGGACAGGGCAAGGAGAACGCCCGCAAGTTCCTCATCGACAACCCCGAGCTCGCGAACGAGATCGAGACGAAGATCAAGACGAAGCTCGGCATCGGGGTCAAGGTTCCGGACGACGCGTCCGAGCTCGAGGACACCCCCGTCGACTTCTGA